The proteins below come from a single Candidatus Kapaibacterium sp. genomic window:
- a CDS encoding DoxX family protein, whose amino-acid sequence MLRWLAKPLWPDLALALLRVWLGAMMLWHGVPKFGRMERFQQRVAEMGFPLPEVFAWAAALSETLGGVGLILGLGLRAVLPFVAVTMAVVVFVAHAGDPFSRRELAATYGILAVVVWLLGPGRWSVDAWLARWRQQR is encoded by the coding sequence ATGCTGAGGTGGCTTGCAAAACCTCTGTGGCCAGACCTTGCACTAGCACTGCTCCGCGTATGGCTTGGGGCGATGATGTTGTGGCATGGAGTTCCAAAGTTCGGGCGGATGGAAAGGTTCCAGCAGCGCGTTGCAGAGATGGGCTTCCCTCTGCCTGAGGTCTTCGCTTGGGCGGCGGCACTCTCGGAGACGCTCGGCGGGGTGGGTCTCATCCTGGGACTCGGCCTTCGAGCCGTCCTACCTTTCGTCGCGGTAACGATGGCAGTGGTGGTCTTCGTAGCCCATGCTGGTGATCCCTTCTCTCGGCGTGAGCTAGCGGCCACTTACGGTATTTTGGCCGTGGTGGTGTGGCTGCTCGGGCCCGGTCGGTGGAGCGTGGATGCGTGGTTAGCACGTTGGAGGCAGCAGCGATGA
- a CDS encoding ABC transporter ATP-binding protein/permease has translation MRDLLWLSPYLRRYWIRLLIGALSVLAANLAWAFTPRIVGHTVDGIIARSLSTPSLLLNLGGILGLTLLGGVLTFLMRQTIIVVSRILEYELRNDFLRALERHSARFFHTHPTGELMAYATNDISAVREFLGPAIMYGLNTAMALTFSLLFMLTLDVPMTVFALLPLPLAAILTYTIGRRVHATFTTVQEQFGELTRHAQESFSAIRVVRAYGAETAESDRFRQLSWEYALRSLRLGRFQALSSPSMLALVGIIQLVVLGYGGFRLMEQTLTAGELAQFFLYTNELIWPFAALGWITNIVQRAAASAARLRHLMELTPDVPDTGRLRIHAHELRGRIEFRNVWFRYTDDRPWVLRDVSFTIPAGSIVGITGPIGSGKSTLVALLTRLYDVTQGSILLDGHDIRDYPLRVLRSAITVVPQEPFLFSLSVAENIRFGKPDAPLEEVLRASQWAALHSDVELFPKGYDTLVGERGITLSGGQKQRVALARAFLRNSPVLVLDDAFSSIDSATESAIQHRLRELASGRTVILIAHRIASLLVADRILVLDNGTVVEEGTHSELLQRGGLYAQLYQYQTLQAELERL, from the coding sequence ATGCGCGATCTCCTTTGGCTGTCGCCGTACCTACGCCGATACTGGATCCGCCTCCTCATCGGAGCGCTGAGTGTTCTGGCCGCAAACCTCGCTTGGGCCTTCACTCCTCGAATCGTCGGGCATACGGTGGATGGCATCATCGCGCGGTCCCTCTCTACCCCCTCTTTGCTCCTCAACCTGGGCGGAATCTTGGGGTTGACACTCCTTGGCGGAGTGCTCACCTTCCTGATGCGACAGACCATCATCGTGGTTTCCCGGATTTTGGAGTACGAGCTCCGAAACGACTTCCTACGCGCCCTCGAGCGCCACTCCGCCCGCTTCTTCCACACCCACCCTACTGGCGAGCTGATGGCGTATGCCACGAACGACATCTCAGCAGTCCGCGAGTTTCTAGGTCCAGCTATCATGTACGGGCTCAATACCGCGATGGCGCTCACATTCTCGCTCCTCTTCATGCTGACGCTGGACGTCCCCATGACTGTGTTCGCCCTACTGCCACTACCTCTTGCTGCCATCCTAACCTATACCATCGGCAGGCGCGTGCATGCAACCTTCACCACTGTGCAGGAGCAATTCGGGGAACTCACCCGCCACGCCCAGGAGAGCTTCTCCGCCATCCGGGTTGTTCGGGCCTACGGGGCTGAAACTGCGGAAAGCGACCGCTTCCGCCAATTGAGCTGGGAGTATGCACTCCGCAGCCTACGCTTAGGCCGCTTCCAGGCTCTCTCTTCGCCCTCTATGCTGGCGCTGGTAGGAATCATCCAGCTTGTCGTGCTCGGCTACGGCGGATTCCGGCTAATGGAGCAGACGCTGACGGCCGGGGAGCTAGCGCAGTTCTTCCTCTACACCAACGAGCTCATTTGGCCCTTCGCCGCTCTGGGATGGATTACGAACATCGTGCAGCGCGCGGCAGCTTCTGCTGCACGGCTCCGGCACCTCATGGAACTGACACCCGACGTCCCTGACACAGGACGGCTCCGTATCCATGCCCACGAGCTCCGCGGGAGGATCGAGTTCCGCAACGTCTGGTTCCGCTACACTGACGACCGCCCATGGGTACTCCGCGATGTCAGCTTCACTATCCCCGCTGGTAGTATCGTCGGCATCACCGGCCCAATTGGCAGCGGCAAGAGCACACTGGTGGCACTCCTGACACGGCTGTACGATGTGACGCAGGGATCCATCCTCCTGGATGGGCACGACATCCGGGACTATCCTCTGCGGGTCCTCCGCTCCGCTATCACGGTCGTGCCGCAGGAACCGTTCCTGTTCTCGCTCAGCGTTGCGGAGAACATCCGCTTCGGCAAGCCTGATGCTCCTCTGGAGGAAGTGCTCCGCGCCAGCCAGTGGGCAGCGCTGCACAGCGACGTTGAGCTCTTCCCAAAAGGCTACGACACTCTCGTTGGCGAACGTGGCATCACGCTCTCCGGTGGGCAGAAGCAGCGCGTTGCTCTGGCCCGTGCCTTCCTCCGTAACAGCCCTGTCCTGGTGCTGGATGACGCCTTCTCCTCCATCGATAGCGCCACCGAAAGCGCTATCCAGCACCGTCTTCGGGAGCTCGCCTCCGGACGCACAGTCATCCTCATTGCTCATCGGATCGCGAGCCTTCTGGTTGCCGACCGTATCCTCGTACTGGATAACGGCACCGTCGTAGAGGAGGGCACCCACAGCGAGCTCCTACAGCGCGGTGGGCTCTATGCCCAGCTCTACCAGTACCAGACCCTCCAGGCAGAGCTGGAGCGACTCTGA
- a CDS encoding HmuY family protein, translated as MWWTLGLALLGGFFLIGCAKEETPTDGGGTTPPQERTIRNLWVDTAKGYALLDFERGDTVSLALRGTAEWDLLLPALSPRTRSVDILLNSGTVNPSGKTRGVVLDQPYGQVKQIPADVQLREDDTAAARRVISPSVRGEGLFLYNSQTRTLIPLPKTLVLQTRSGKYVKVQFVSLYKDAPAQPDPFQLGYWTIRYTVSPTRSFP; from the coding sequence ATGTGGTGGACTTTGGGATTGGCCTTGCTTGGTGGATTCTTCCTAATTGGGTGCGCGAAGGAAGAGACGCCAACCGACGGTGGTGGGACAACCCCTCCGCAGGAGCGTACTATCCGGAATCTGTGGGTGGACACAGCGAAGGGCTACGCATTGCTGGACTTTGAGCGTGGGGACACCGTCTCGCTGGCCCTTCGCGGGACGGCTGAGTGGGACCTACTGCTGCCGGCGCTTTCACCGCGGACCCGCTCAGTGGACATCTTGCTCAACTCTGGGACGGTGAACCCAAGTGGGAAGACCAGAGGAGTGGTGCTCGACCAGCCGTATGGCCAGGTTAAGCAGATACCGGCAGATGTCCAGCTCCGGGAAGATGACACAGCAGCGGCCCGGCGGGTGATCTCCCCTTCAGTAAGAGGCGAGGGATTGTTCCTGTACAACAGCCAGACCCGCACGCTGATCCCACTGCCGAAGACCTTAGTACTGCAGACGCGCTCAGGCAAGTACGTTAAAGTCCAATTCGTCAGCCTCTACAAAGATGCCCCTGCACAGCCCGACCCGTTCCAGTTAGGCTATTGGACTATTCGCTACACAGTGAGCCCAACGAGGTCCTTCCCATAG
- the pyrE gene encoding orotate phosphoribosyltransferase — MLRRDRRLMGTRQDILQQIARVAYRRGNFRLRSGQWSSEYVDKYQFEAHPELLGALGQLIAEQLPPETEVIAGMELGGVPLAVAASLASGLPCAFVRKQAKEYGTQRRSEGFPVAGRRVVLVEDVVTTGGQLLEGLEVLRQEGAQPILVLCVIDRQQGAAERLREPGVPFRALFTLEELRAAAIPNEARGDSEEC; from the coding sequence GTGTTACGTCGGGACCGTCGGTTGATGGGGACACGTCAGGACATCCTCCAACAGATTGCTCGTGTAGCTTATCGGCGCGGGAACTTCCGTCTCCGCTCTGGGCAGTGGAGCAGTGAGTACGTGGACAAGTACCAGTTCGAGGCTCATCCAGAGCTATTGGGGGCGCTGGGACAGCTCATTGCCGAGCAGCTTCCGCCGGAGACGGAGGTCATTGCGGGTATGGAATTGGGAGGGGTACCCCTGGCAGTAGCCGCCAGCCTGGCTAGTGGACTCCCCTGTGCCTTCGTGCGCAAGCAAGCGAAGGAATACGGTACCCAGCGCCGCAGTGAGGGCTTTCCAGTAGCGGGGCGGCGGGTTGTGCTGGTGGAGGACGTTGTTACCACGGGTGGGCAACTCCTGGAGGGCCTGGAGGTCCTGCGGCAAGAAGGTGCGCAGCCCATCCTGGTTCTCTGCGTGATTGACCGGCAGCAGGGAGCCGCCGAGCGGCTTCGGGAGCCGGGTGTCCCCTTCCGTGCCCTCTTCACGCTGGAGGAGCTCAGAGCGGCAGCAATTCCTAACGAAGCTCGAGGAGACTCGGAGGAATGTTGA
- the ubiE gene encoding bifunctional demethylmenaquinone methyltransferase/2-methoxy-6-polyprenyl-1,4-benzoquinol methylase UbiE, with translation MRLGLLQRSPEAIRQMFAELAPYYDRSNTLLTAGLHYWWRWRAVRWSEARSGMAVLDCATGTGDFAFAFWRAVRPQGYVVGVDFCEPMLERARQKAQRRGVPIQWMTADCHQLPFPDATFDISAAAFGIRNMREPERCLREMARVVRPGGRVVILELGQPKGIWAAPYWFYSRYWIPLFGSFFARNRQAYEYLHVSSATFPSGRKFVELMERTGAFCTVRAYPLMAGIAWCYVGTVG, from the coding sequence ATGAGGTTGGGGTTGCTCCAGCGCTCGCCGGAAGCGATTCGGCAGATGTTTGCAGAGCTGGCGCCGTACTACGACCGCTCCAATACGCTGCTGACGGCGGGGCTCCACTACTGGTGGCGGTGGCGGGCGGTGCGGTGGTCAGAAGCACGTTCGGGGATGGCTGTTTTGGACTGTGCAACGGGAACGGGAGATTTTGCATTCGCTTTCTGGCGTGCTGTCCGACCGCAAGGGTATGTCGTAGGAGTAGACTTCTGCGAACCGATGCTGGAGCGAGCACGCCAGAAGGCTCAACGGCGGGGAGTGCCGATTCAATGGATGACAGCAGACTGTCACCAACTGCCGTTTCCGGATGCTACCTTCGATATCAGCGCCGCCGCTTTCGGCATCCGGAATATGCGGGAGCCCGAGAGGTGTCTTCGAGAAATGGCTCGAGTGGTGCGCCCTGGAGGGAGGGTCGTCATCTTGGAGCTAGGGCAACCGAAGGGCATCTGGGCTGCTCCCTACTGGTTCTACAGCCGATACTGGATTCCGCTCTTTGGTTCCTTCTTCGCCCGCAATCGGCAGGCTTACGAATACCTCCATGTCTCTTCGGCAACCTTTCCATCGGGACGGAAGTTCGTGGAGCTCATGGAGAGGACTGGAGCATTCTGTACCGTTCGGGCGTACCCTCTGATGGCTGGGATCGCCTGGTGTTACGTCGGGACCGTCGGTTGA